A region from the Rufibacter sp. DG15C genome encodes:
- the xerA gene encoding site-specific tyrosine recombinase/integron integrase, with product MKSIPYYFWDTASKVWTLPFSEAIVAELKDHFEQYGLPLEVCKKPKEESTPLAPVKPKPTLVKPCPKDYLDTLALKGYSPNTVKQYKSLFLDFINYYADRDPATLEEADIKAYMLHLIDDYDISASHQNSAVNAIKFYYEKVLRRPRTVYYLDRPKKAHTLPEVLSEEEVTRIMQAVDNLKHKCILLLIYSAGLRAGELINLKVIDIDSQRKVLNIRAGKGQKDRITLLSEKILIYLRQYYQQYKPKVWLFEGQAGEAYSYTSARKIFKNACLKAGIQKEVSLHTLRHSFATHLLEQGTDLRYIQVLLGHHSSKTTEIYTHITRKGMEKIKSPLDRIKI from the coding sequence ATGAAGTCGATTCCATATTATTTCTGGGACACAGCTTCAAAAGTTTGGACGCTGCCGTTTTCAGAAGCCATAGTGGCAGAATTGAAGGACCACTTTGAGCAGTACGGCCTTCCCCTGGAGGTGTGCAAAAAACCAAAAGAGGAAAGTACACCCTTGGCACCGGTCAAGCCCAAACCTACTCTTGTTAAGCCCTGCCCCAAGGACTATCTAGACACGCTGGCCTTAAAAGGCTATAGTCCCAATACGGTTAAACAATACAAGAGCCTGTTCCTTGACTTTATCAATTACTATGCAGACCGTGACCCTGCCACCTTGGAGGAGGCAGACATTAAAGCGTACATGTTGCATTTAATTGATGACTATGACATTTCTGCCTCGCACCAGAACTCAGCGGTGAACGCCATCAAATTCTATTATGAGAAAGTACTCAGGCGGCCGCGCACTGTCTATTACCTAGACCGGCCTAAAAAGGCGCATACCTTGCCAGAAGTATTAAGCGAGGAGGAAGTTACACGCATTATGCAAGCAGTAGACAACCTCAAGCACAAATGCATTCTGCTTTTAATTTACTCTGCCGGTTTACGGGCTGGCGAATTGATTAACCTGAAGGTCATTGATATTGATTCCCAAAGAAAGGTCTTGAATATACGAGCGGGAAAAGGACAGAAGGACCGCATCACATTACTCTCAGAGAAAATCCTGATTTATCTTAGGCAATACTACCAACAGTATAAACCTAAGGTCTGGTTGTTTGAGGGACAAGCTGGGGAGGCCTATAGCTACACCAGCGCAAGGAAAATCTTTAAAAACGCCTGCCTAAAAGCTGGCATCCAGAAAGAGGTTTCTTTACATACTCTCCGGCACAGCTTTGCCACCCATCTATTAGAACAGGGAACCGACCTAAGGTACATTCAAGTCTTATTAGGCCACCATTCCAGTAAAACCACTGAAATTTACACGCATATTACTAGAAAAGGTATGGAGAAGATAAAAAGCCCGCTGGACCGTATAAAAATATGA
- a CDS encoding ASCH domain-containing protein: protein MIFVGIGIVIALPMAEKQRIYKALIMNDYPGAPYADWIKNGEKTIETRFRTFKYRGDIVICCGKTNSVGKNAGKALCIVELWKIRPMRKGDEEAAGVKFNPELNCFLLKNWRHFSRDFEFSPQRISGAWQSLFDISIPSDVEIVSKPNIKAFPEKEQ, encoded by the coding sequence GTGATTTTTGTTGGAATAGGAATTGTAATAGCTCTCCCAATGGCAGAAAAGCAAAGAATATACAAGGCTTTGATTATGAACGATTATCCAGGCGCGCCCTATGCGGATTGGATAAAGAACGGAGAAAAAACTATAGAAACCAGGTTCAGGACTTTTAAGTATCGTGGAGATATTGTTATCTGCTGCGGAAAAACAAACTCAGTTGGTAAAAATGCCGGCAAAGCCCTGTGCATTGTGGAATTATGGAAAATAAGGCCCATGAGAAAAGGAGATGAGGAAGCCGCCGGGGTAAAATTTAACCCAGAACTCAATTGTTTCTTACTCAAGAACTGGAGACATTTTAGCCGTGATTTTGAGTTCTCGCCGCAAAGGATTTCAGGAGCATGGCAGAGTCTTTTTGACATATCCATACCAAGCGATGTTGAGATTGTTTCAAAACCCAACATCAAGGCCTTTCCAGAAAAAGAGCAGTAA
- a CDS encoding tetratricopeptide repeat protein, whose protein sequence is MVLDFSSVCRALRRNGALVVVLVLFPLAGCKTAKTHSREGLERVSKKDYIGAITEYDQAIAKKPDDGNLYRLRGIAKYESSDYAGATADFTKAISLIPRDAESYKFRGDVKQNQKQYKAAIQDYNQAIAFQPNYAKAYNNRGLNKARLRDTKGAIADFSQAISLQPDYSVAYLNRANLRMRQKQYPLALADYDQAIALDPQMDEAFYNRGVLKYTQRKRKDACADWQRSFELGNPQAGTAQQRFCK, encoded by the coding sequence ATGGTCCTTGATTTTTCTTCTGTTTGCCGGGCGTTGCGGCGCAACGGCGCATTGGTAGTAGTGCTGGTGCTTTTCCCTTTGGCGGGCTGCAAAACGGCCAAGACGCACTCGCGTGAAGGTCTGGAGCGCGTCAGCAAGAAGGATTACATAGGCGCCATCACGGAATATGACCAGGCCATCGCCAAGAAGCCCGACGACGGTAATTTGTACCGCCTGCGCGGCATCGCCAAATACGAGTCCAGCGATTACGCTGGCGCCACGGCAGACTTCACCAAGGCCATCTCCTTAATCCCGAGGGACGCCGAGTCTTATAAATTCAGGGGGGATGTAAAGCAAAACCAAAAGCAGTACAAGGCCGCCATTCAGGACTATAACCAAGCCATTGCTTTTCAGCCTAATTACGCCAAAGCCTACAACAACCGTGGGCTAAACAAGGCCAGACTGAGGGACACCAAGGGTGCCATCGCAGACTTTTCACAGGCTATTTCTCTTCAGCCAGATTACAGTGTGGCTTACCTGAACCGCGCCAACCTGCGCATGCGCCAGAAACAATACCCGCTGGCCTTGGCAGATTATGACCAAGCCATTGCCCTGGACCCGCAAATGGATGAGGCGTTCTATAACCGCGGCGTGCTCAAGTACACCCAGCGCAAACGCAAAGATGCTTGCGCAGACTGGCAACGGTCCTTTGAGTTGGGTAATCCGCAGGCCGGCACCGCCCAGCAGCGCTTCTGCAAATAG
- a CDS encoding histidine phosphatase family protein, translating into MKQIKPLLLLGITFLVLFSMFSCSAPKAANGVAAANQEAGQTTVYIARHGEKAASSGAMTDDPSLSEAGKVRAQELKSKLGNAQVKGLYATKYKRTQETLQPLSEATKIPVQIYEAGDATGLAAKVKAAHAGQTVVVAGHSNTVLSLVEAFGAQKPFAAVADHEYDYLFKISLSEGKPATVEVMKYGAASVAPAK; encoded by the coding sequence ATGAAACAGATTAAACCACTTCTGCTCCTGGGAATAACCTTCCTGGTACTTTTCTCTATGTTCAGCTGCTCTGCGCCCAAAGCCGCCAACGGGGTAGCTGCCGCTAACCAAGAGGCCGGACAAACCACTGTGTACATTGCCCGCCACGGTGAAAAGGCCGCTTCCTCGGGCGCCATGACCGATGACCCTTCGCTCTCTGAGGCCGGCAAGGTCCGCGCCCAGGAGTTAAAGTCTAAGTTGGGGAACGCTCAGGTGAAAGGTTTGTACGCCACCAAGTACAAACGCACCCAAGAGACCTTGCAGCCCTTGAGCGAGGCCACCAAAATACCCGTGCAAATCTACGAGGCCGGAGACGCCACTGGACTAGCCGCCAAGGTGAAAGCCGCCCACGCTGGCCAGACGGTAGTAGTGGCCGGGCACTCCAACACGGTGCTGTCTTTGGTAGAGGCGTTCGGGGCGCAGAAGCCGTTTGCCGCCGTGGCAGACCATGAGTATGACTATCTGTTTAAAATATCCTTGTCTGAAGGCAAACCCGCCACAGTAGAGGTGATGAAGTACGGAGCCGCCTCTGTAGCGCCCGCCAAGTAA
- a CDS encoding putative signal transducing protein, producing MKDELVTVTTYSSAIDAHLAKNKLESEGILAFLFDENVMSLNPLYNISVGGIKLKTLESDRAHAEAVLNGLQDQPYTNEQNEVITCPQCGSENISYSYGPTDNLKSFFGFLLALVTFSLPLLSKDKYTCGQCHHVFQK from the coding sequence ATGAAAGATGAACTAGTTACCGTCACCACTTACTCCAGTGCCATTGACGCACACCTGGCTAAGAACAAGCTGGAGAGCGAAGGCATTCTGGCGTTTCTTTTTGATGAAAACGTAATGTCCCTGAATCCGCTCTACAACATCTCAGTGGGCGGCATCAAACTCAAAACCCTGGAAAGCGATCGCGCTCATGCTGAGGCGGTATTGAACGGCCTACAGGACCAGCCGTACACCAATGAGCAGAACGAGGTCATCACCTGTCCCCAATGCGGCTCTGAGAACATCTCCTATTCCTACGGGCCCACAGACAACCTGAAGTCTTTTTTTGGCTTCCTGCTGGCCTTGGTCACGTTCAGCCTGCCGCTTTTGTCTAAGGACAAATACACCTGCGGGCAGTGCCACCACGTTTTCCAGAAATAG
- the lpdA gene encoding dihydrolipoyl dehydrogenase, giving the protein MASTYDLIVVGSGPGGYVAAIRASQLGMKVGVVEKAELGGICLNWGCIPTKALLKSAQVFEYIKHAADYGISVDNASADFGAVVNRSRGVAQGMSKGIQFLFRKNKIDHIAGYGKLKGKGQLEVTSEDGQAQIYEAKHIILATGARSRELPNLPIDGQKIIGYRQAMVLENMPKKMVVVGSGAIGVEFAYFYNAMGTEVTVVEYLPNIVPVEDEEISKQLEKSFKKSGINVMTNSEVLSVDTSGAGCVVKIKTAKGEETIEADVVLSAVGIQTNLENLGLEEVGVAVERGRVITDDFYKTNVEGVYAIGDIVKGPALAHVASAEGIICVEAIAGHHPEPLDYKNIPGCTYCSPEIASVGYTEKECKEMGREIKVGKFPFSASGKASAGGVKDGFVKVIFDAKYGEFLGAHMIGANVTEMIAEIVVARKLETTGHEIIKAVHPHPTMSEAVMEAAAAAYGEVIHL; this is encoded by the coding sequence ATGGCATCAACATATGATTTGATAGTGGTAGGAAGCGGCCCAGGTGGGTACGTGGCTGCCATCCGCGCTTCGCAATTGGGTATGAAAGTAGGCGTGGTAGAGAAAGCCGAATTGGGCGGCATCTGCCTCAACTGGGGCTGTATCCCCACAAAAGCCTTATTGAAGAGTGCACAGGTTTTTGAATACATCAAGCATGCGGCTGACTACGGCATCAGCGTAGATAATGCGTCGGCTGACTTTGGGGCGGTGGTAAACCGTAGCCGTGGCGTAGCCCAGGGCATGAGCAAAGGCATCCAGTTCCTGTTCAGAAAAAACAAGATTGACCACATAGCCGGTTACGGCAAACTAAAAGGCAAAGGCCAGTTAGAGGTGACCTCTGAGGACGGCCAAGCCCAAATCTACGAAGCCAAGCACATCATCCTGGCTACTGGTGCCCGCTCCCGTGAATTGCCGAACCTGCCTATTGACGGTCAGAAAATCATTGGCTACCGCCAGGCCATGGTCCTGGAGAACATGCCAAAGAAAATGGTAGTGGTAGGCTCAGGCGCCATCGGCGTGGAGTTCGCCTATTTCTACAACGCCATGGGCACCGAGGTGACCGTGGTAGAGTACCTGCCCAACATTGTGCCGGTAGAGGACGAAGAAATTTCCAAGCAACTGGAGAAGTCGTTCAAAAAGTCGGGTATCAACGTAATGACCAACTCTGAAGTATTGTCAGTAGACACGTCTGGTGCGGGTTGCGTAGTGAAAATAAAAACCGCCAAAGGCGAAGAAACAATTGAGGCGGACGTAGTACTTTCGGCTGTGGGTATCCAAACCAACCTGGAGAACCTTGGTCTGGAGGAAGTAGGCGTAGCCGTAGAGCGTGGCCGCGTCATCACAGATGATTTCTACAAGACCAACGTGGAAGGCGTGTACGCCATCGGTGACATCGTGAAAGGTCCAGCCTTGGCACACGTGGCCTCAGCAGAAGGTATTATTTGCGTGGAGGCCATTGCCGGTCACCACCCAGAGCCTTTGGATTACAAGAACATACCGGGCTGTACGTATTGCTCGCCAGAGATTGCGTCTGTGGGCTACACAGAGAAAGAGTGCAAGGAGATGGGCCGCGAAATTAAAGTGGGCAAATTCCCGTTCTCTGCTTCTGGAAAAGCCAGCGCCGGCGGTGTGAAAGACGGATTTGTGAAGGTGATTTTTGACGCCAAATACGGTGAGTTCCTGGGAGCGCACATGATTGGCGCCAACGTAACCGAGATGATTGCCGAGATTGTAGTGGCCCGTAAATTGGAGACGACCGGTCATGAAATCATCAAAGCCGTTCACCCACACCCAACCATGTCTGAGGCCGTGATGGAAGCCGCTGCGGCTGCCTACGGTGAGGTGATTCACTTATAG
- the fabG gene encoding 3-oxoacyl-[acyl-carrier-protein] reductase, translating to MKLLEGKVALVTGASKGIGRAIATKYAEMGANVAFTYLSSVEKGQALEKELAEYGIQAKGYRSDASDFKQAEELVENVVKDFGKLDVLVNNAGITKDGLLMRMSEEQWDAVINTNLKSVFNLTKSATKHMMRAKSGSIINMTSVVGIKGNAGQANYAASKAGIIGFTKSVALELGSRNIRSNAIAPGFIETDMTDELDAATVAEWRKAIPLKRGGAPEDVANACVFLASDLSSYVTGQTLQVDGGMLT from the coding sequence ATGAAATTACTGGAAGGAAAAGTTGCGTTGGTGACCGGCGCCTCTAAGGGTATTGGCCGCGCCATTGCCACCAAATATGCCGAAATGGGCGCCAATGTTGCGTTCACCTATTTGTCTAGCGTAGAAAAAGGCCAGGCCCTGGAGAAAGAACTAGCCGAGTACGGCATTCAGGCCAAAGGCTACCGTTCAGACGCATCAGACTTTAAACAAGCCGAAGAATTGGTGGAGAACGTGGTGAAGGATTTTGGGAAGCTGGACGTGCTGGTAAACAACGCCGGCATTACCAAAGACGGTTTGTTGATGCGCATGTCTGAGGAGCAGTGGGACGCCGTCATCAACACCAACCTGAAATCAGTTTTCAACCTGACCAAGTCTGCCACCAAGCACATGATGCGCGCCAAGAGCGGCTCTATTATCAACATGACCTCTGTGGTGGGCATCAAAGGCAATGCGGGCCAGGCCAACTACGCCGCCTCTAAAGCCGGCATCATTGGCTTCACCAAATCAGTGGCTTTGGAACTAGGTTCTAGAAACATCAGAAGCAACGCCATCGCGCCCGGTTTCATTGAAACCGACATGACCGACGAGCTGGACGCCGCTACCGTAGCCGAGTGGAGAAAAGCCATCCCCTTGAAGCGTGGTGGTGCTCCCGAGGACGTAGCCAACGCCTGCGTGTTCCTGGCCTCTGACCTTTCTTCTTACGTAACTGGCCAGACCCTGCAAGTGGACGGCGGCATGCTGACGTAA
- the crcB gene encoding fluoride efflux transporter CrcB, whose amino-acid sequence MKMILAIGLGSFLGGISRYLLSLAIQTKVGTSFPFGTLGVNLIGCFLIGLVFGLAEKGNLSNEWRLFLATGVLGGFTTFSAFSYETVALLRDGQLAYAATYIAASVVIGLLATFAGLSIPKFL is encoded by the coding sequence ATGAAGATGATATTGGCCATAGGCCTGGGCAGTTTTCTAGGAGGCATTTCCCGCTACCTGCTTTCACTAGCCATCCAGACGAAGGTTGGCACCTCCTTCCCTTTCGGGACCTTGGGCGTGAACCTCATAGGCTGTTTCTTGATTGGGTTGGTGTTTGGGTTAGCAGAGAAAGGAAACTTATCCAATGAGTGGCGCCTCTTTCTGGCAACGGGTGTATTAGGCGGCTTCACCACGTTTTCTGCCTTTTCTTATGAGACGGTGGCCTTGCTACGAGACGGTCAACTTGCGTATGCCGCTACCTATATTGCCGCCAGTGTCGTCATTGGCCTGCTTGCCACGTTTGCGGGTCTGTCCATTCCCAAATTCTTGTAG
- a CDS encoding two-component regulator propeller domain-containing protein yields the protein MLDFTHGAEKRKITMRQQLPVTAKRHPTPQIGKNLKGHLTMKSYLSSTKFVAFLTILLLGTACNGTVKREVSKEKASESNITALAPPKLIKTIGNPRYGNVQCSLQDQAGNLWFGTTENGLYKYDGKSFTQFLVTDGLSSNDISSLLEDKDGNLWIGTKAGLCLYDGKTFARIQIPLPKNLPPNKNPYYSDSHRVTSMMQAKSGKLWFVTIDGVYVYDGKSFTLFIVDEAANGFLTSNDKVEQIFEDKAGNIWLGGRTNEGVYRYDGKSVTNLKLTVLFQNGPKPKAHSWGWPQVQDKNGNIWFSNWGGAYRYDGKSITSFTEKDGMPGEVTRIIEDRQGSLWFGGADGLSRYDGKSFTRFTKKDGLVNPWVWSILEDKTGNLWVGTRETGLYLFDGNRLIAYSEYKRSPVSEE from the coding sequence ATGTTAGACTTCACACATGGTGCTGAAAAGCGTAAGATTACGATGAGGCAGCAATTGCCGGTTACTGCAAAACGACACCCAACCCCACAAATAGGTAAGAACCTCAAAGGCCATTTGACTATGAAAAGCTATCTCTCATCAACGAAGTTTGTTGCTTTCTTGACCATTTTACTTTTGGGGACTGCCTGCAACGGAACAGTCAAAAGAGAGGTATCAAAAGAGAAGGCAAGCGAATCAAACATTACAGCTTTGGCTCCTCCTAAACTCATAAAGACCATAGGCAACCCCAGGTATGGCAATGTTCAATGTAGCCTGCAGGACCAAGCCGGGAACCTTTGGTTCGGGACCACAGAAAATGGGCTTTACAAATATGACGGAAAATCGTTTACCCAGTTTTTAGTGACCGATGGGCTAAGCAGTAATGATATTTCCTCCCTTTTGGAGGATAAAGACGGTAACCTCTGGATAGGCACTAAAGCGGGACTATGTCTCTATGATGGTAAGACATTTGCCAGAATTCAGATTCCTCTACCAAAAAACCTGCCTCCCAATAAAAATCCCTACTACAGCGACTCGCATCGGGTGACCAGTATGATGCAAGCAAAAAGCGGAAAACTATGGTTTGTCACCATAGATGGCGTGTATGTCTACGATGGCAAATCTTTTACCCTGTTTATAGTGGACGAGGCCGCAAATGGCTTTTTGACCAGTAACGATAAGGTGGAACAGATTTTTGAAGATAAGGCAGGTAACATTTGGTTGGGCGGCAGGACCAATGAAGGCGTGTACCGGTATGATGGCAAATCGGTGACCAACCTTAAGCTAACGGTATTATTTCAAAATGGACCCAAGCCAAAAGCTCATAGTTGGGGCTGGCCTCAAGTGCAAGACAAAAACGGGAATATCTGGTTCAGCAATTGGGGTGGGGCGTACCGGTATGACGGCAAATCAATTACAAGTTTTACAGAAAAAGACGGCATGCCCGGCGAAGTCACCCGCATCATAGAAGACAGACAGGGAAGCCTCTGGTTTGGCGGTGCTGATGGACTTAGCCGTTATGATGGCAAATCCTTCACACGTTTTACCAAAAAAGATGGACTGGTCAATCCTTGGGTTTGGTCAATTCTGGAAGACAAAACGGGAAACCTTTGGGTGGGCACCAGAGAAACCGGCCTCTACCTTTTTGATGGAAATAGGTTAATTGCTTATTCAGAATATAAACGCTCGCCTGTATCGGAGGAATAA
- the nudK gene encoding GDP-mannose pyrophosphatase NudK, translated as MAQPKVKNISTEILSDNWYTLNKVTFDYRRPDGNWETQSREAYDRGNGATILLYNRTGGTVILTRQFRMPTYLNGNASGMLIEACAGLLDQDDPLQCIKRETEEETGYRVSDVRKVMEAYMSPGSVTEKLYFFVAEYSKDMKVTEGGGHAEEQENIEVLELPFQEALQLVKTGQIMDAKTIMLLQYAQLHQLLAN; from the coding sequence ATGGCCCAACCAAAAGTAAAGAACATCAGCACAGAAATCTTGTCAGATAACTGGTACACCTTGAACAAGGTAACGTTTGACTACCGCAGGCCAGACGGCAACTGGGAGACCCAAAGCCGCGAGGCCTATGACCGGGGCAACGGGGCCACCATCCTGCTCTACAACCGCACCGGCGGCACCGTTATTCTCACCAGGCAGTTCAGGATGCCCACTTACTTGAACGGCAACGCATCCGGAATGTTGATTGAGGCCTGCGCCGGCCTTTTGGACCAGGATGACCCATTGCAGTGCATCAAACGCGAAACCGAGGAGGAGACCGGCTACCGCGTCTCTGACGTGCGCAAGGTCATGGAAGCCTACATGTCGCCGGGGTCCGTCACGGAGAAGCTTTACTTTTTTGTAGCCGAATACAGTAAGGACATGAAGGTGACTGAGGGCGGTGGCCACGCCGAAGAACAGGAAAACATAGAGGTGCTAGAGCTTCCCTTCCAGGAGGCGCTGCAACTAGTGAAAACCGGCCAGATTATGGACGCCAAAACCATCATGCTGCTCCAGTATGCCCAACTGCACCAACTGTTGGCCAACTGA